A window of the Fusibacter sp. A1 genome harbors these coding sequences:
- a CDS encoding type IIA DNA topoisomerase subunit B, whose product MDAGKKKSAYDNSSISSLKGEDRVRKRPGVIFGSDGLEGCQHSFFEILSNSIDEAREGYGEVIKIIRHVDKSIAIHDFGRGIPLGYNRKEKRYNWELVYCELYAGGKYNNNDGDNYEYSLGLNGLGACATQYASEWFDVTVFRDGCRFDLHFEKGVNIKGLKKTEYEQEWTGSIQHWKPDLDVFTDINIPLEFFQDVLKKQAVVNAGLKFELFDEESEETFVYLYRNGILDYLDEINEGKAISAVMHYTDQGKGSDRSDKPEYKVKAEVAFAFNNEVNRIEYYHNSSFLEHGGAPDKAVKSAFISEIDKYIKKLGKYQKNEKKISFIDIQDSLVLVVNSFSTLTSYENQTKKAINNKFIQEFLTEFIRHELEIYFIENKMEAERVIDQLLINKRSRENAEKTRLNIRKKLNQKIDLTNRIKKFVDCRTKVISEREIYIVEGDSALGACKLARDAEFQALMPVRGKILNCLKADYDKIFASDIIVDLIKVLGCGIEIKSKHAKDMATFDLDALRWDKVIICTDADVDGFQIRTLILTMLYRLMPTLIEEQKVFIAESPLFEISTKKKTYFAYNEKEKANILEEIGTEKYQLQRSKGLGENEPDMMWETTMCPTSRRLVAVRVDDVEKAEIMFNTLLGDDLQSRKAFIEKHGAYYIDQLDIS is encoded by the coding sequence ATGGACGCTGGTAAAAAGAAAAGCGCCTACGATAATTCAAGTATTTCATCGCTCAAAGGCGAAGATAGGGTTAGGAAAAGACCTGGAGTAATTTTCGGTTCTGATGGACTGGAAGGTTGCCAGCATTCTTTTTTCGAAATTCTATCCAACTCGATAGATGAAGCTCGTGAAGGATATGGCGAAGTTATTAAGATTATCAGGCACGTGGATAAATCGATCGCCATACATGATTTCGGCCGCGGAATACCGCTGGGCTACAACCGCAAAGAAAAACGATACAACTGGGAACTGGTTTATTGCGAGCTATACGCAGGTGGAAAATACAACAACAATGATGGCGACAACTATGAATACAGTCTCGGTCTCAACGGTCTTGGCGCATGTGCGACACAATATGCATCAGAGTGGTTTGATGTAACAGTCTTTAGGGATGGCTGTAGGTTCGATCTGCATTTTGAAAAAGGTGTCAACATCAAGGGCCTTAAAAAGACAGAATACGAACAGGAGTGGACAGGATCGATTCAACACTGGAAACCTGATCTTGATGTATTTACGGATATCAATATTCCACTTGAATTTTTCCAGGACGTACTTAAAAAGCAAGCGGTCGTGAATGCGGGACTTAAGTTTGAGCTGTTTGACGAAGAATCCGAAGAGACATTCGTCTATCTTTACCGAAACGGCATACTCGATTATCTTGACGAAATAAATGAAGGCAAAGCGATTTCAGCAGTCATGCACTATACCGATCAGGGAAAGGGCAGCGATAGAAGCGATAAGCCGGAATATAAGGTGAAAGCCGAAGTAGCATTCGCCTTTAACAATGAAGTGAATAGAATTGAATACTACCATAACTCAAGCTTCCTTGAACACGGCGGCGCACCGGATAAAGCAGTGAAGTCGGCATTCATAAGCGAAATTGACAAGTACATCAAAAAGCTAGGGAAGTATCAGAAAAACGAAAAGAAAATTTCATTTATCGATATCCAAGATAGTCTGGTGCTGGTGGTCAACTCCTTTTCCACATTGACAAGCTATGAAAACCAGACCAAAAAGGCGATCAACAACAAGTTCATTCAGGAGTTTCTCACTGAGTTTATTCGTCATGAACTGGAAATCTACTTTATCGAAAACAAAATGGAAGCGGAACGGGTCATCGATCAGCTCTTGATCAATAAAAGGAGCAGGGAGAACGCTGAAAAAACCAGACTGAACATACGTAAGAAGCTGAACCAAAAGATTGACCTTACCAATAGAATAAAAAAATTCGTCGACTGCAGAACCAAGGTGATCAGCGAAAGAGAAATATATATTGTAGAGGGAGATTCGGCACTTGGAGCATGTAAACTTGCTAGAGATGCTGAGTTCCAAGCGCTAATGCCTGTGCGGGGTAAAATACTCAACTGTCTTAAAGCGGATTACGATAAAATCTTTGCTAGTGATATCATCGTGGATCTGATCAAAGTTTTAGGGTGTGGAATAGAAATAAAATCAAAACACGCCAAGGATATGGCGACCTTTGATCTTGATGCCTTAAGATGGGACAAGGTAATTATCTGTACGGATGCGGATGTCGACGGTTTTCAGATCAGAACGCTGATCTTGACGATGCTTTATCGATTGATGCCTACGCTCATAGAAGAGCAAAAGGTCTTTATCGCAGAGTCGCCTCTGTTTGAAATCAGTACAAAGAAGAAAACGTATTTCGCCTATAACGAGAAAGAAAAAGCGAACATACTTGAAGAGATAGGAACCGAAAAGTATCAGCTTCAGCGTTCAAAAGGACTAGGTGAGAATGAGCCTGACATGATGTGGGAAACAACAATGTGTCCGACTTCAAGGCGTCTAGTCGCTGTTCGAGTGGACGACGTCGAAAAGGCGGAAATCATGTTCAACACACTGCTGGGTGACGATCTGCAAAGTCGTAAAGCCTTTATTGAAAAACACGGTGCATATTATATCGATCAGCTTGATATCAGTTAG
- a CDS encoding DNA topoisomerase (ATP-hydrolyzing) subunit A → MPYAMSVIVSRAIPEIDGFKPSHRKLLYTMYKMGLLKGNRTKSANVVGQTMKLNPHGDMAIYETLVRLTRGHQALLHPYIDSKGNFGKANSRDMKFAASRYTEVKLDAICKELFADIDKNTVDFVDNYDATIKEPVLLPTTFPNILVSANKGIAVGMASSISSFNLVEVCNMTIAKLQGTDIDPFDYLSGPDFSTGATLLYDEKALRSIYETGGGSVKLRSKYSYDKKNNCLEISEIPYSTTVEAIIDKIVDLIKSGKIKEINDVRDETDLKGLKIALDLKRGTDHEVLIQKLFKLTPLEDNFSCNFNILVNGRPRVMGIVEIVHEWILFRLGCIRRQLEFDLIGLNEKLHLLLGLERVLLDIDQAIKIIRETKDDKAVIPNLMKAFSIDEVQSEFVANIRLRNLNKDYLIKRIEEIVKLKNEIKHNESLLESDVRIKQLMVTQLKRVIEEYGKPRLTEVIHEHEQIDISSEDLIEDYNVKLFLTDHSYFKKITLTSLRASNVHKVKDDDEMVQEIDASNLSDIMFFTDKQNVYKMKAHEFDDHKASELGNYLPNIIDLEPGERVIYMHATTEYDGWFLFNFNNGKLAKVPASSYETKQNRKKLLKAYSDKSPLISMMHIVEDADIAVVRTENDGMKNLLLFSTALVNEKASRSTQGVQVLRLKKDSWMTSAILARDIDLDKPDLYRSATIPVAGVRISPLDNFNHPDL, encoded by the coding sequence ATGCCCTATGCGATGAGTGTCATCGTATCAAGGGCGATTCCTGAAATAGATGGATTCAAGCCATCCCACCGTAAGCTTCTATATACCATGTATAAGATGGGACTCCTAAAGGGCAATCGTACTAAATCGGCAAACGTGGTCGGGCAAACGATGAAGCTGAATCCTCACGGAGACATGGCGATCTATGAGACGCTGGTTCGTCTCACAAGGGGGCACCAGGCGCTACTGCATCCCTATATCGATTCTAAGGGTAACTTCGGTAAGGCGAATTCTAGGGATATGAAATTTGCAGCGAGTAGGTATACGGAGGTAAAACTTGACGCGATCTGCAAAGAACTTTTTGCGGATATCGATAAGAACACGGTAGACTTTGTAGATAACTACGATGCGACGATAAAAGAACCGGTACTGCTTCCGACCACTTTCCCCAATATCCTGGTCAGTGCCAACAAGGGGATAGCTGTAGGTATGGCGAGCAGTATCTCAAGCTTTAACTTGGTCGAGGTCTGCAATATGACAATAGCCAAGCTGCAAGGAACAGATATCGATCCGTTCGATTACTTGTCTGGACCGGATTTCAGTACAGGCGCTACGCTCCTTTATGATGAAAAAGCCCTACGCAGCATTTACGAGACAGGTGGCGGATCAGTAAAGTTAAGATCGAAATATAGTTACGATAAAAAGAACAATTGTCTAGAAATATCTGAAATACCATATTCGACAACCGTAGAAGCCATCATAGATAAAATTGTAGATTTAATAAAATCAGGTAAGATCAAGGAAATAAATGACGTTCGTGACGAAACGGATCTAAAGGGTTTAAAAATCGCTCTAGATCTTAAGCGTGGAACGGATCACGAAGTTTTGATTCAAAAGTTGTTCAAACTGACACCGCTTGAGGATAATTTCTCATGCAATTTCAATATTTTGGTCAATGGACGTCCGCGTGTTATGGGTATAGTCGAGATTGTTCATGAGTGGATTCTCTTTAGACTGGGATGTATACGTCGACAATTGGAATTTGATCTGATAGGTCTTAACGAAAAATTACATTTACTTCTTGGACTTGAACGAGTCCTTTTGGATATCGATCAAGCGATAAAAATCATCCGTGAAACAAAGGATGACAAGGCGGTTATTCCCAATCTGATGAAGGCTTTCTCAATAGATGAAGTCCAATCTGAGTTTGTCGCAAATATCAGACTGCGTAATCTGAATAAGGATTATCTGATCAAAAGGATAGAAGAGATCGTAAAGCTTAAGAACGAGATCAAGCACAATGAATCCTTGCTCGAATCAGATGTACGCATCAAACAGCTCATGGTAACACAGCTGAAGCGAGTGATTGAGGAATACGGTAAACCAAGGTTGACAGAAGTCATCCATGAGCATGAGCAGATCGATATCAGCTCAGAAGACCTGATTGAGGATTATAATGTCAAGCTCTTCCTGACCGATCACAGCTATTTTAAAAAGATCACCCTCACATCGCTTCGTGCAAGCAATGTACACAAGGTGAAGGATGATGACGAAATGGTTCAGGAGATAGATGCTTCCAACCTATCCGATATCATGTTCTTTACAGATAAGCAAAACGTCTACAAAATGAAAGCGCATGAGTTTGATGACCACAAGGCTTCAGAGCTAGGTAACTACTTACCGAATATCATAGATCTTGAGCCAGGTGAACGCGTCATCTACATGCATGCGACAACGGAGTATGATGGATGGTTCCTTTTCAACTTCAATAACGGAAAACTTGCCAAAGTACCTGCAAGCAGCTACGAGACCAAGCAAAACCGTAAGAAGCTGCTTAAGGCTTATTCCGATAAATCACCACTCATCAGCATGATGCATATCGTTGAAGATGCGGATATCGCTGTCGTAAGAACTGAAAATGACGGAATGAAGAACCTATTGCTGTTCTCGACTGCGCTCGTGAATGAAAAAGCATCCAGAAGCACTCAAGGTGTGCAGGTGCTTAGGCTTAAAAAAGATAGTTGGATGACCTCTGCGATTTTAGCAAGGGATATCGATCTTGATAAACCTGACCTATATAGGTCAGCTACCATTCCTGTAGCAGGTGTACGCATCAGTCCGCTTGATAATTTCAATCACCCGGATCTCTAA
- a CDS encoding ATP-binding protein yields the protein MQKRLLITYIVLISVMLSAFIWIVNSSLSESVQSQYEVHFINELNLLKTIIEKDQPDSTRMQEYFDKMGPITDARITYIDRQGIVLADTYENPELMDNHINREEVEELLSQNEYGLAIRYSSTMKENFMYTATLISIDGVDYIVRISKPMAELEALNKNIQRFAVNLSIFAAVAASMMGYFLSKWMITPIHDLITSVGLITRGDYGRKIYPYRNDEIGKLADSFDSMRENLSSTMTDLTTRNAELKSILNSMVNGIIAVDRNRNIIMINQQSFEILNLPEQFVGKQDSMYKIIKNEEIIQMIDEAMHLGVAKSKELVHNHLEKTLRVYIHPILTETREILGSMIILEDVSQIRKLEHIRSEFVSNVSHELKTPLTSIMGFVDTLKAGAMKDGEKSKRFLGIIETEAERLHRLISDILLLSEIESAENELDATRVDISDVIKEVVDMISINIDSKPVELSIEHLEKAFVLANRDRIKQMLINLVDNAVKYTEVGYVHIRLTTSGKHAVIEIEDTGIGISDVDKARLFERFYRVDKARSRKAGGTGLGLSIVKHIINLYKGEIHVQSKSGEGSTFLVRLPLA from the coding sequence ATGCAAAAAAGATTGCTGATTACCTATATTGTGCTTATCTCAGTGATGTTAAGCGCGTTCATATGGATTGTGAATAGTAGTTTGAGCGAATCGGTACAGTCGCAGTACGAGGTCCATTTTATCAATGAGCTAAATCTCCTGAAGACAATCATCGAGAAGGATCAGCCAGATTCTACAAGGATGCAGGAGTATTTCGATAAGATGGGACCGATCACTGATGCAAGGATCACCTATATCGACCGGCAAGGCATTGTGCTCGCGGACACCTATGAAAATCCTGAGCTGATGGACAACCACATCAACCGTGAGGAAGTTGAGGAACTGCTAAGTCAAAATGAATATGGTCTGGCGATAAGGTATTCCTCGACCATGAAAGAGAACTTCATGTATACGGCGACACTTATTTCCATAGATGGTGTGGATTACATTGTCAGAATATCAAAGCCGATGGCCGAACTTGAAGCGTTGAATAAGAATATTCAAAGATTTGCTGTGAACTTATCCATCTTCGCAGCTGTAGCGGCTTCTATGATGGGCTATTTTCTAAGCAAGTGGATGATTACTCCTATCCATGATTTGATAACCTCTGTCGGCTTAATTACAAGAGGCGATTATGGAAGAAAGATCTATCCTTATAGGAACGATGAAATCGGTAAACTGGCCGATTCTTTCGATTCGATGAGAGAGAACTTGTCGAGCACCATGACAGACCTGACGACAAGAAACGCAGAGCTCAAATCAATACTTAACAGCATGGTCAACGGTATCATTGCGGTTGACAGAAATAGAAATATCATTATGATCAACCAGCAATCCTTTGAGATCCTGAACCTTCCTGAACAATTTGTAGGAAAGCAGGACTCGATGTATAAAATCATCAAAAATGAGGAAATCATTCAAATGATAGATGAGGCGATGCACCTAGGCGTCGCAAAATCCAAAGAACTCGTCCATAATCATCTAGAAAAGACATTGAGAGTCTATATTCACCCCATACTTACAGAGACACGTGAGATCCTTGGTAGTATGATCATTCTTGAAGATGTCAGTCAAATCAGAAAGCTCGAACATATACGTTCTGAATTCGTGTCAAATGTATCCCACGAGCTAAAGACACCGCTCACCTCGATTATGGGGTTTGTAGACACTCTTAAAGCGGGGGCGATGAAGGACGGTGAGAAATCGAAGCGATTCCTAGGAATCATCGAGACTGAAGCCGAACGGTTACACCGCTTGATTAGCGACATACTGCTACTTTCAGAGATTGAAAGCGCTGAAAACGAACTGGATGCCACCAGGGTGGATATTTCGGATGTCATCAAAGAAGTGGTGGATATGATTTCGATCAATATCGACAGCAAGCCTGTGGAATTAAGCATCGAACATCTTGAAAAGGCGTTCGTCCTTGCCAATAGGGACAGGATAAAGCAAATGCTGATCAACTTGGTGGACAACGCCGTTAAATACACAGAAGTAGGGTATGTCCATATTCGTCTGACAACTAGCGGCAAGCATGCTGTTATTGAAATTGAAGATACAGGCATCGGTATCAGCGACGTGGACAAGGCAAGGTTATTTGAAAGGTTTTACCGGGTGGATAAGGCAAGATCGAGAAAAGCCGGCGGTACCGGTCTGGGGCTCTCGATCGTCAAACATATCATCAACCTATATAAAGGTGAAATTCATGTTCAAAGCAAAAGCGGCGAGGGATCTACTTTTCTTGTCCGCCTCCCGCTAGCATAA
- a CDS encoding ACT domain-containing protein, whose translation MSHRYLVVSTEVLPEVFVKVIEAKSMIVQKKVRGVSEAVKAVGISRSSYYKYIEHIFTLEEKMTAKILTLSLVLTHEKGVLSRILEMIASINGNVLTIRQSPPENGIADVQITFDTSNLLTSIDQFIEDVHTLTGVVELHIKASEVQDQD comes from the coding sequence ATGTCACACCGTTACTTAGTTGTTTCAACAGAAGTCCTTCCAGAAGTATTTGTCAAAGTCATTGAAGCAAAATCGATGATCGTGCAAAAAAAGGTAAGGGGCGTGTCCGAGGCCGTCAAAGCTGTCGGCATAAGCAGAAGTTCTTATTATAAGTACATAGAACACATATTCACACTTGAAGAAAAGATGACAGCTAAGATACTGACGCTTTCTTTGGTTCTCACCCATGAAAAGGGCGTACTTTCACGCATTTTAGAAATGATCGCCAGCATCAACGGCAACGTGCTGACAATCAGACAGTCACCGCCGGAAAACGGCATCGCTGATGTTCAAATCACCTTTGATACCAGCAATCTTTTGACATCGATCGATCAGTTCATCGAGGATGTGCACACCCTAACAGGTGTGGTTGAACTTCATATCAAGGCAAGCGAAGTGCAAGATCAGGATTGA